tttacaGAACATAAAATGTAAGCAGTTGTTGGCACCTGGCACTTCTATTGTGTTTTAATCCCTTTCATGTTGGGAGGCAGGTGAACTTGCATTAGTTTATGAAGACACCTGTTTTTTCTAGCCTCACCTAAAGCCTTGGAGAATGTAACAATTTCAGGACAAAATAGCCAAACCCATATTGTGAGATTCAGGGTGGAAGCTGTATGGAAGAGAGGATCTCTCCCCTTTCAAATGCTGCATTTTACAGATCATGGAAGCTAGAGTTTGAAACACAAATAGTTCAGTGTTTTTGCCTCTGTCAGACTTAACACATCAATGAATTTGATTTCACTGGTTTTCAACTTTTAATTATTGTTCTACTAGATGAATGGAGCAGCTCTTGCTATCCATAAACCAGTTCTCTTACTTATCAGCGTTGCTTTTGGGTGGAAGGGTGAATGTAGAAGGGCTTCATTTAGTAGAATAAATGTTGCACCTTTTGATGCCACTCAACAGCAGGTAAACAATCAACAGCTTATGGGAAAGGTACCTAGAACCCATTCAAACAAGACTGGTCTATCAGCCATTGAATTAGCTTAGTGTGACTTGAGGAGGCCTTGCTGTCACACTAATCTGAGAAGTTTACTGTTACATGGAGTCATACAAAATGATCACTAAGATTCAGCCTCAGCAGGGCAGGTGACCCAAATCAAGCCACAAGAGAATCCCACCATAGACAGATGCCTCCCTATCTCACCTTTGGTTTTTAAGTGCCTGTTAAGAGTGCCATGCTCTGCGAACCCACGTCCACACTTGTAACATTTGTATGGCTTTTCGCCCGTGTGGTGACGGATGTGACGAACCAACGAGCCCTTCTCCCGAAAGCCCCGGTTGCAGAACTGGCAGGTGTAGGGCTTCTCTTCCAAGTGAGTGCGGAAATGAACCTGCTGGGCATTCTGCAGCAGAAAGTGGATACAATGGAAGAGTGACTGATAGGAACCACTTAAACAGCCTCTCAAGAGTATTCTAGTTCTGACTTTGGAACAGACACCTCTGAGGTTTTCCTCTCTGCCAAGGCAGGAATATGCCTCTGCCACAGGTATGACACAGATTATTCCTGAACGAGGAAACAGCTCCCACTATTTCTCTATGAGAGATGAACTGCAAGGCCATTGTATCTAACAACAGGATCCTTTAGTTCTGGAACAGCTGAAGATCGCTAACTAAAAACAGATAAAAACTGCATTCCCTACAGTGCATTAGAAGTCAGTTACAGAATGTCTATAAGGAGGCAGACATTGGTCCAGTGTGCTAACCGCAGCCTATACCTAGCACTTCAGAGGTAACTGCATCGTACTGTTTCTGAAGGCAAACTTCATTCCCCAGAGGTGATTAACTTATGCTTGTTCATAGCAACTGATATCTTTAACTGTCATATTTGGCAAAGAAAAAGTCAGTTCACATAGCAACTAATTTTTTTCTAACAAATCTGCTAACTATTTGCCTTTTACCACTCTCAAGCAGCACAGGCTGTCCATCCAGAACAGGAGGGAATTTTCTCAAACTTGTTTGATTCTTACCCCTCACTTCAAGTCCCTCATTCTTGTATCACTGGatcttaaaacaatttaaaaattttaagcaTTTCAGTTCCCTGTTAGACAAAGCCTGTTAACTTTCCACAGAGCATGACTTTGGGGAGCAAAGATCTGCAGGCAAGAGTGTTTTGGAAAGATGCACCTACCTTTGTTTTGTATCTCTTGCCACACTTTGGACAGGAATATGGCCGCTCATCTGAGTGCACCCTCTTGTGTCCCTTCACATGCGCGATGGTCTTGTAGAGCTTGCCACACTCACCACAACGGAAGCGCCGCTCATTGACATGCACTTCTTGGTGCTTTTTCAACAGGTAGCCTTTCATGAACTCCTTACCACACTCCTCGCATTTAAACACTTTGTAACCTAGAGGGAGACGCATCTTAGACCACAAGCAACAGCAGCACAAGGGAATTCTGAAATAGTTATTGCACCAAAGTAATAATGTTGTTATAGCATGTCTGACCAGAGGGACTAGATGGCACAGGGGAGTTTATGTAAGATGATGTGGTGCTTCTCCCCTTCAGAGCCCTGATTCAAACCAAGATCAGGTTTATAATGGTTCCGATGGTACTATCTAATGGCTATTTTGTGTCTTACATGAAGCAAATCTGGTCTCAAACCAATTCCCAGTACTTCTGCCCAAATCAGAGATCAACCAATTCGCACTCGTCAGCAGCATCAGAGCCAAGAAGACTGAAGTCCATCTGTCCCTGCATTTTAATAGCACTCCCTCCACAGCAAGGCAATGTGTATGCATGTAGCAGGAACATTTGTCCTGCTGCTAACTCTGCCGTACCTTTTATGTGGCTAAAATGAAAGACTTTCTACAGAAGGCCATTCTTCTACTCGCTTTGGAGTATAGCGGGGAAATGATTTTCCCATAATAAGCATTAATAATGGATAATAAATATGGGGTCTTCTCCATTCTCTTAATTCTAGTAGCTGCCTCTTCATTACAGGATACAGCTCAAAAATTGtacttgtttgcttttaaaacaagTCAAGGAGCTGTTCCAGCCACTCATAGATCTGGTCTCTCTTCAATCTTTTCCCTGTTCATCTAGAATCCAGCTCATGTTCCTTACAGTAGTGGggggaagtttgtgtggaagagcTGTCACCTCTGCACCTCCTGAAATATGGAGCTGCTTTTGCATTTTTTAACCTAGACTTTACATCACTTTCAgatacatagatattaaggtcagaagggaccattatgatcatctagtctgacctcctgcacgatgcaggccacagaatttcacccacgcactcctgcaataaatctctcacctatgtctgagctattgaagtcctcaaatcatggtttaaagacttcaaggagcagagaatcctccagcaagtgacccgtgccccatgctacagaggaaggcaaaaaacctccaggacctcttccagtctgccctgaaggaaaattccttcccgaccccaaatgtggtgatcagctgaaccttgaacatatgggcaagactcaccagctagacatccaggaaagaattctcggtagtaactcagatcccaccccatctaaatCTCAGCGGAAGTCTCTTAATTGTTCTGATCTCCATTTCTCCATTAGTGTTTTAAACGCTAATTGAATCTGCATGCAGTTGTGGAATAAAGTTTGCCCAACAAATGCTATACAAACAGTTCAGATATGTACATTTTAGAGAACAGCATTTGTAGTAGGCTTACCTAAATGTCCTTTGATGTGTATTTCAAGGGAAACAGACCCACTGAAGACTTCACTACAGTGAGGGCAAACATAActtttgtatccatttgtttCTGTATCGGTCTATTGAAATTAAATATCATAATATAAGTGCCTTTTCCATACAGTATGTGGAATCAATATTCCTAATCAAAATTCTAAGCTAAATGCCCTTTGATTTAAAGACAAGAAAAGTCAAGTTATCAAAGAAGCAGATGGTGCTAACACTGAAAGTTCTAATGCACAAAAAATATTACACTCTGCTGGTCACTATGCTGATACATAGTGCACAAATACTAAAAGTGTAGTTACACTGAAGCTAATGCCTAAGATGCTCACATGGGCTGTTAGGAATCACATGTATTTCctgtagaaaagaaaacaagctaATTGATAAAAGCACATGATGCAAACAAACATACAGTCTCTACTTGCTCTACTTCAACACACTGTTCCCCACACTGCTCTTCTTCCGCTTCCATCTCTTCATTTTCTAGTTCTTCTGTAGCAGCCACACCAGGTTCATCTGATTTTTGCATCTCCTCCACAGTAACTTTTTCTATCACAATCCCAGAATTCCTCATGGCCTGCCTCAGCAAGTTCTCATTGTTCACTTCCCATTCACATGGTAGATCCTCAGGATTTGATGGCTAAAGAAAATCAAATACTCAGATGATAAGAACAGCAGATGTGAAGTCAGCTTTTTAGACAAAAGAACTCTGGGTATTCCAGTGCTTGTCACCAGGGTGACCGGTTCTGTGATCTCAGATACCAGAAAGCAAAAGAGATGTGTCTGCTTTGGAGAAGTCCTAGAGCTTGAGAAACTCCAGTTGAAAGGATACTTTCCAGCCTTTCACTTGGAGTCTAACCTCAGGGAGTGGCCATAAAATATGGCCATTTTAGGTCACTCAAGAAGTATACTAGACATCACTGATCCCAGAAACATGACAGATCACATTTTTGATTTTATAACGGAGACTGTAAACTCCACTACCAGATGCTCTCGTATGGTCTTTTCAGATAACCTACacagccattttttttctttgaacatGCAGGCTGTTTTCCTATATCGGGAGTAATCAACCTATGGCGAgctgattttcaatggcactcacactgcctgggtcctggccaccagtccagggggctctgcattttaatttaattttaaatgatgcttcttaaacattttaaaaaccttatatactttacatacaacaatagtttagttatatattgaAGACTTACAGAAAGAGTCCTTCTAAAAACgctaaaatgtattactggcacgcaaaaccttaaattagagtgaataaatgaagacttggcaccacttctgaaaggctgccgacccctgTCCTATCTGCTTTTGAGATCAGTTTCACAGCATGGGCAGGAAAAGCATCCTTACCCTTATTTACACTTGGCTTATTAGCTTCTTTTAAGTTTCATATTCACATCAACGTTAGTAAATAAGACATTAGTAGCACCACAGACTTTTGTTTCTCCCCAAGCAAGAGGCTATATTGACAACCAGATGCCCTACCATTCTCAGTCCTAtaaagcagtggtctccaaagtggggtgcacgCAGCAGAAAGAGCACCACTGAAGGAGCGTTGCTGGCACGGCAGTAGCTCGGCTCTCCCTGCTCTGTCTTCGGTGGCACGCTGtcggcagcttttttttttttttttttgggcacgTCCCTAGAGCTGCCCCTGGGGATGCACGATCCAAAaggtttggagaccactgctataAAGAACCCTTCAGCAGCATGAGCTATGTTGTTATTTTCAAGAGTTTAGAATATATGCCATCTAGTATTGGAACTGAAGTTCTACAGGAAAGGAAGCTACTGAACATAAAATTCAAATTAGTCTATACAAGCCCTGTGTGGACCTTCCTGAGTAAGTCCTCTTTATAGTCCTCTCCTTTTGAGTGTGTCCTTGGAACTGATGGGAAGGTGAATTTAAGTGAGTAATGCTGCCTTCCAACTCAAGAGCCCTGGCCAAGGAATAGCAATTCTGCTTCTTTGCATAAAATATGCAAAGGGTATCCAACAGAAAAACACTCACCTCTTGATCCAAGGATTTTGCATCAACAACAGGAAGCTCCTGCATTTGGACATGGACTTCATGAAGGACATTGCCTTTTGCATCTGTTAATAGGTGAATCACAGGAGTCTCAATTGATTCACTTGCTATAGGTGAAACAGTCTCTGTGTTTGAACTACAGGATTCTTCAAGAAAAGAAGCACAGGATTAAACAACCACTCTAGTTCTGAGTGTGAAGCTAAACCCTATTTACAGCCACTTGACCTAATTCTACTTCAGTGTATCTAGAAATATTAACCTCTGGCTGAAGGACTGCTTTTTTGCATTTACCCTGTGTAATTCTTTTCAAGCATTGTTCCATACAATGAAATCCAGCATTTTGCAGATGGATACATTTCAACACTAATTTCCATGTCAATTTTGTGATTATAATGGTCTTAGTGCCAGATTCTCAAATAAATCTTTCAATCTATGATCCGTATTTACTCGTCCATGGCATGACTCTGTCCATGTGCACTCTAGATTGATTGGTTCGctatctttcttaaaaaaaaaaaaaaaaaacgggagCCAGATTGCctgtcccccccaccacacacacacacacaaaatataaaaaaaaataaggaaaatgtcATTTGAATGCCAGGAACATCATGTGACCTACACTTTGTTTGATGCATGACATGCATTTGCTATTTCACTGACCTGTTGGCAGTTCATCTTTGCTAACAACTATTTCTTTGCTCACATTGAAACGGATTTTTTCGGTGCAAGGTGTCAAAGATTTCAGATGCCGTGTCAAAGCTCCTGATTccctgaagcttttcccacacttcTTGCATTTGTAAGGTCGCTCATCTTGACAAAGTAAGAGAAAGCATGAATCATTACACCAAATAAATATTAACTCCATCCAAAAATTTTCACTTGATTAAACATACTTCTAATACAGCATTTCCCAACCCTTTGGGGCAAGTGTAGTTGCCTGTGCCCACTACCTTCCATCCAATTACATGCACTATCTGCAATGGCAAGAGTTTTTGAAACTGGGCTTCTGAGCAGACCCAACACCATGGGATTTAGACTGCATTCAGCTCAATGCAAGGTGGAAAATAGTGGAGTATTTCAGCTCATCATTTAAGGCAAGATGGAGGAGCCAAGTACAGCCCAGTCCAACAATTAGGAACCACTATACTAAAACAGCATCTTACCTGTGTGACGCCGGTGGTGTCGAATGAGAGACCCCTTTGTCCTAAATGACGTTCCACATAATTTACATTCATAGTCCTTCCTGCTACTATGAGTGATCATATGAGCTTTAAGGATACTGGCCTAGAAAAtgagttgattttaaaaaaatgagtagCAATGTTCCTTTATTAGTTGTTTTACATTTGAACAAATCAAAGACATTCAGGAACACTCAcactattaataaaaaaatccaactgtAGAACTGCTAGAATGTTGAGAAAAAACACAAAGTTCCAGCCATTACCAGGATTAAAGAAGTGCTTGTATGATTAAATTTACAATTGAAGATAATGGACATGTTGGAATGTAGCCTAATGCAGAACTACATCAGTTATATAATccttcctgcttcagggcttaagccaattACTACAGTTAAGAAGCAGCTTCACCTGCAAATTATTCCATGATTGTCCATTATAGAAGTTTCACACTTTCctcactggccactatcagagacagtGTAGTAGACAAAGATAATGGTCCACTGGTGtgatctagtatggcaattccttTGTAGACAGTAATTAAAGTTTTATCATGAATGTCCAATTTGACTGACTGGCACTAGTTTTGAAATGAGGTCAATCTCCACATAAGATTATGTAGATAGAAAACTCATTTCCTACAAGTCTGAAGAGATCATGATGCACAACTGTCCTAAAAGATTTGAGCATATGAACATTACAAAAGTAGACTGTAAAGCTACCAGCTCCATAACTTACTGTTTTAAACGTCTTGTGGCATAACTCACACACATATCGACCTTCTTTATTAACCAGCAGCTTAACCCTGATCAGCTCTGTGGAGCCATTTTGTTCCATGTCATCAGGGCTGCCCTGCCCTTCAGTGATCTCACCATCAATCTGCCCATTTGGGTTTTCAAACACTTGTTCTCCTGTGACAATGACTTCTTTGATGTGCCCGCTACCTGGGAAAATGATATGAAGACAGCTACATTCTTTACATAACACAGGTTCACATGACTCAATGGATTCAATCTTTTAGAATATCAAGTAGTGGAAAGAAAAGAAGCAGGTGACTAAACACAAATGGTATATGCCAGAGT
Above is a window of Dermochelys coriacea isolate rDerCor1 chromosome 10, rDerCor1.pri.v4, whole genome shotgun sequence DNA encoding:
- the E4F1 gene encoding transcription factor E4F1 isoform X2, whose amino-acid sequence is MEAVMATSAGPAGLTAAAAGEQEGAAAAASSPAQAPAGPAAVLSLPAPFSEEDEDDVHKCGRCHSEFTSLEEFVQHKIQKVCQRTQEAITATSTSLPSQEVQKIIPSVEESITVAHIVVEASSIAEEISNASSIVGSGHIKEVIVTGEQVFENPNGQIDGEITEGQGSPDDMEQNGSTELIRVKLLVNKEGRYVCELCHKTFKTASILKAHMITHSSRKDYECKLCGTSFRTKGSLIRHHRRHTDERPYKCKKCGKSFRESGALTRHLKSLTPCTEKIRFNVSKEIVVSKDELPTESCSSNTETVSPIASESIETPVIHLLTDAKGNVLHEVHVQMQELPVVDAKSLDQEPSNPEDLPCEWEVNNENLLRQAMRNSGIVIEKVTVEEMQKSDEPGVAATEELENEEMEAEEEQCGEQCVEVEQVETTDTETNGYKSYVCPHCSEVFSGSVSLEIHIKGHLGYKVFKCEECGKEFMKGYLLKKHQEVHVNERRFRCGECGKLYKTIAHVKGHKRVHSDERPYSCPKCGKRYKTKNAQQVHFRTHLEEKPYTCQFCNRGFREKGSLVRHIRHHTGEKPYKCYKCGRGFAEHGTLNRHLKTKGGCLLALKEVEEVMVSEESQSADNLAATVISEDPHTVLVEFSSVVADTQEYIIETATEEMETSEATEIIEGTRHEVDSHIMKVVQQIVNQANSGHQIIVQNVTVAENSEVTTDTADTITIATPESLTEQVAMTLASAIGEGAVLTTEGSIETEEATVTMVASEDIEIMEHVGEFVIASQEGEVEVQTVIV
- the E4F1 gene encoding transcription factor E4F1 isoform X3, yielding MEAVMATSAGPAGLTAAAAGEQEGAAAAASSPAQAPAGPAAVLSLPAPFSEEDEDDVHKCGRCHSEFTSLEEFVQHKIQKVCQRTQEAITATSTSLPSQEVQKQIIPSVEESITVAHIVVEASSIAEEISNASSIVGSGHIKEVIVTGEQVFENPNGQIDGEITEGQGSPDDMEQNGSTELIRVKLLVNKEGRYVCELCHKTFKTASILKAHMITHSSRKDYECKLCGTSFRTKGSLIRHHRRHTDERPYKCKKCGKSFRESGALTRHLKSLTPCTEKIRFNVSKEIVVSKDELPTDAKGNVLHEVHVQMQELPVVDAKSLDQEPSNPEDLPCEWEVNNENLLRQAMRNSGIVIEKVTVEEMQKSDEPGVAATEELENEEMEAEEEQCGEQCVEVEQVETTDTETNGYKSYVCPHCSEVFSGSVSLEIHIKGHLGYKVFKCEECGKEFMKGYLLKKHQEVHVNERRFRCGECGKLYKTIAHVKGHKRVHSDERPYSCPKCGKRYKTKNAQQVHFRTHLEEKPYTCQFCNRGFREKGSLVRHIRHHTGEKPYKCYKCGRGFAEHGTLNRHLKTKGGCLLALKEVEEVMVSEESQSADNLAATVISEDPHTVLVEFSSVVADTQEYIIETATEEMETSEATEIIEGTRHEVDSHIMKVVQQIVNQANSGHQIIVQNVTVAENSEVTTDTADTITIATPESLTEQVAMTLASAIGEGAVLTTEGSIETEEATVTMVASEDIEIMEHVGEFVIASQEGEVEVQTVIV
- the E4F1 gene encoding transcription factor E4F1 isoform X1 — protein: MEAVMATSAGPAGLTAAAAGEQEGAAAAASSPAQAPAGPAAVLSLPAPFSEEDEDDVHKCGRCHSEFTSLEEFVQHKIQKVCQRTQEAITATSTSLPSQEVQKQIIPSVEESITVAHIVVEASSIAEEISNASSIVGSGHIKEVIVTGEQVFENPNGQIDGEITEGQGSPDDMEQNGSTELIRVKLLVNKEGRYVCELCHKTFKTASILKAHMITHSSRKDYECKLCGTSFRTKGSLIRHHRRHTDERPYKCKKCGKSFRESGALTRHLKSLTPCTEKIRFNVSKEIVVSKDELPTESCSSNTETVSPIASESIETPVIHLLTDAKGNVLHEVHVQMQELPVVDAKSLDQEPSNPEDLPCEWEVNNENLLRQAMRNSGIVIEKVTVEEMQKSDEPGVAATEELENEEMEAEEEQCGEQCVEVEQVETTDTETNGYKSYVCPHCSEVFSGSVSLEIHIKGHLGYKVFKCEECGKEFMKGYLLKKHQEVHVNERRFRCGECGKLYKTIAHVKGHKRVHSDERPYSCPKCGKRYKTKNAQQVHFRTHLEEKPYTCQFCNRGFREKGSLVRHIRHHTGEKPYKCYKCGRGFAEHGTLNRHLKTKGGCLLALKEVEEVMVSEESQSADNLAATVISEDPHTVLVEFSSVVADTQEYIIETATEEMETSEATEIIEGTRHEVDSHIMKVVQQIVNQANSGHQIIVQNVTVAENSEVTTDTADTITIATPESLTEQVAMTLASAIGEGAVLTTEGSIETEEATVTMVASEDIEIMEHVGEFVIASQEGEVEVQTVIV